One window of the Romeriopsis navalis LEGE 11480 genome contains the following:
- a CDS encoding LuxR C-terminal-related transcriptional regulator produces the protein MTNALHGFFQSIATAPTIESLRFRFMDEIHTHFNTDKWGIYLLDKQHEIAHCDTVGVSDHFIERYQKIGKQVDPVMQYVMDYHAHAHEEIVLPAGTWKQSPLYDRCCSEYDHAHIMTGPIVGQGELIGSIHFARGDNTPAFNQQDLSKLSAVCQHVSAKLASLQQQTSSNPHIGKLTARERQIANLVAQGKTNAEIGTELWITQNSVKQALKRMFRKLEVASRTEMVAKLGLTL, from the coding sequence ATGACCAACGCGCTCCACGGTTTCTTTCAATCGATCGCGACCGCGCCGACGATCGAATCCCTGCGATTCCGGTTCATGGACGAAATCCACACACATTTCAACACCGATAAATGGGGTATTTATCTCCTGGACAAACAGCACGAAATTGCCCATTGCGACACCGTTGGCGTTTCCGATCATTTCATCGAGCGCTATCAAAAAATCGGGAAACAAGTAGACCCCGTGATGCAATACGTCATGGACTACCATGCACACGCACATGAAGAAATTGTGCTGCCTGCCGGTACCTGGAAGCAGAGCCCACTGTACGATCGTTGCTGCTCTGAATATGACCACGCCCACATCATGACTGGGCCGATCGTTGGCCAAGGCGAGCTAATCGGTTCGATTCACTTTGCCCGTGGCGACAATACTCCGGCATTTAATCAGCAAGACCTCAGCAAACTCAGTGCCGTTTGCCAACACGTCTCCGCCAAACTTGCGAGCCTCCAGCAGCAAACCAGCTCGAATCCCCACATTGGAAAACTCACAGCCCGCGAACGCCAAATCGCCAACCTCGTCGCCCAAGGCAAAACTAACGCCGAAATTGGCACAGAACTCTGGATTACACAGAACTCGGTCAAACAAGCACTCAAACGCATGTTCCGAAAACTCGAAGTCGCCTCCCGCACCGAAATGGTTGCCAAACTCGGGCTAACGCTGTAA
- the carB gene encoding carbamoyl-phosphate synthase large subunit, with amino-acid sequence MPRRNDIKKILLIGSGPIIIGQACEFDYSGTQACKALKDEGYEVVLVNSNPATIMTDPETADRTYIEPLTPELVAQIIEQEKPDALLPTMGGQTALNIAVALAKNGTLERHDVELIGAKLPAIEMAEDRKLFKEAMERIGVGVCPSGLAETMEEAKQIAEQIGSYPLIIRPGFTMGGTGGGIAYNQEEYEHIAQSGLEASPTSQILVEKSLLGWKEYELEVMRDLADNVVIICSIENFDAMGVHTGDSITVAPAQTLTDKEYQRLRDASIKIIREIGVETGGSNIQFSVNPENGDMIVIEMNPRVSRSSALASKATGFPIAKMAAKLAVGYTLDEIPNDITKKTPASFEPTIDYVVTKIPRFAFEKFPGSEPVLTTQMKSVGEAMAIGRTFQESFQKALRSLEIGRSGWGCDQPEVMPPMEQIRSSLRTPNPDRVFTLRHAMQAGMSVEEIYEITGIDPWFLDKLADLLVTENFLKQSPLDHLTKSQFYAVKQQGFSDRQIAFAVGVDEDTVRRQRKSLDVIPVYKTVDTCAAEFEALTPYYYSTYEEESEVLPSDKPKVMILGGGPNRIGQGIEFDYCCCHASFSLQDDGYETIMVNSNPETVSTDYDTSDRLYFEPLTKEDVLNILEAENPVGVIIQFGGQTPLKLAVPLQEYLSNDAPVQTKIWGTSPDSIDTAEDRERFEKILNELNIKQPPNGIARNYEEARVVAQRITYPVVVRPSYVLGGRAMEIVYSDAELDRYMTYAVQVVPDHPILIDKFLENAIEVDVDAIADAAGAVVIGGVMEHIEQAGIHSGDSACSIPTVSLPDHVLAQIRTWTVQLAKALKVIGLMNIQFAVKGEEVYILEANPRASRTVPFVSKAIGKPLAKVAARVMSGKTLAELGYTTEIIPSHISVKEAVLPFAKFPGTDTILGPEMRSTGEVMGIDVDFGRAYAKAEFGASQSLPQSGTVFISTNDRDKQAAAEVAKMFIELGFAVVATSGTRSVLQGAGIKADLVYKLHEGRPHVLDAIKNGDVQLIVNTPTGAEAQSDGRAIRRAAIDYKVPIVTTIAGAKATAAAIRAMQSQALTVKALQDYIG; translated from the coding sequence ATGCCACGTCGTAACGACATCAAAAAGATTCTGCTAATCGGTTCCGGCCCCATCATTATTGGTCAAGCCTGTGAATTCGATTATTCAGGAACCCAAGCCTGCAAAGCCTTAAAGGATGAGGGTTATGAAGTGGTGCTGGTGAATTCGAATCCCGCTACAATCATGACGGATCCGGAAACAGCAGACCGCACATATATTGAGCCATTGACGCCAGAACTTGTGGCGCAGATCATTGAGCAGGAAAAGCCGGATGCCTTGCTCCCGACGATGGGTGGGCAAACGGCATTGAATATTGCGGTGGCGCTGGCGAAGAATGGCACGTTAGAACGGCACGATGTGGAGTTGATCGGGGCAAAACTGCCAGCGATCGAAATGGCTGAGGATCGCAAGCTATTTAAAGAAGCGATGGAGCGCATTGGCGTTGGCGTTTGTCCATCGGGCTTAGCGGAAACGATGGAGGAAGCGAAGCAAATCGCGGAGCAAATTGGCTCCTATCCCTTGATTATTCGGCCCGGATTTACGATGGGTGGCACGGGCGGGGGGATTGCCTATAACCAGGAAGAGTATGAACATATTGCTCAGTCGGGCTTAGAAGCGAGTCCCACGTCGCAGATTTTGGTCGAGAAATCGCTCTTGGGCTGGAAAGAATACGAGCTAGAGGTGATGCGCGATCTGGCGGATAACGTGGTGATTATCTGTTCGATCGAAAACTTTGATGCGATGGGGGTGCATACGGGGGACTCAATTACCGTAGCGCCAGCGCAGACGTTAACCGATAAGGAGTATCAGCGTTTACGGGATGCCTCGATCAAAATCATTCGTGAAATTGGGGTCGAAACCGGTGGCTCGAATATTCAGTTTTCGGTGAATCCCGAGAACGGCGATATGATCGTGATTGAGATGAACCCGCGCGTATCGCGGTCTTCGGCGCTGGCGTCGAAAGCCACGGGTTTCCCGATCGCGAAGATGGCTGCGAAGTTGGCGGTGGGCTATACCCTGGATGAAATTCCCAACGATATTACGAAAAAGACCCCGGCTAGCTTTGAGCCGACGATCGATTATGTCGTGACGAAGATTCCGCGTTTTGCCTTTGAGAAGTTTCCCGGGTCAGAGCCGGTCCTGACGACGCAGATGAAGTCGGTGGGTGAAGCTATGGCGATCGGGCGGACTTTTCAAGAGTCATTTCAGAAAGCGCTGCGATCGTTGGAGATTGGACGCTCTGGCTGGGGCTGTGATCAACCGGAGGTAATGCCGCCGATGGAACAGATTCGTTCGAGTTTGCGTACTCCCAATCCCGATCGGGTGTTTACCTTGCGTCATGCGATGCAGGCTGGGATGAGCGTTGAGGAAATCTATGAAATTACGGGGATTGATCCTTGGTTCTTGGATAAATTAGCCGACTTACTGGTGACCGAAAACTTCCTCAAGCAATCGCCGCTTGATCATCTAACGAAGTCGCAGTTCTACGCTGTGAAGCAGCAGGGCTTTAGCGATCGACAGATTGCCTTTGCCGTTGGTGTGGATGAAGATACTGTGCGACGGCAGCGTAAATCCCTCGATGTGATTCCGGTTTACAAAACCGTTGACACTTGTGCGGCGGAATTTGAGGCGTTGACTCCTTACTACTACTCGACTTATGAGGAAGAGTCGGAGGTGTTGCCTTCGGATAAGCCGAAGGTGATGATTCTGGGGGGTGGCCCAAACCGGATTGGTCAGGGGATTGAATTTGATTACTGCTGCTGTCATGCTTCGTTCTCGCTGCAAGACGATGGTTATGAAACGATCATGGTTAACTCGAATCCGGAGACGGTTTCGACTGACTACGATACAAGCGATCGGCTGTACTTCGAGCCCCTGACGAAGGAGGATGTGCTCAATATCCTCGAAGCCGAGAATCCGGTAGGTGTCATTATTCAGTTTGGTGGGCAGACGCCACTGAAACTCGCCGTTCCATTGCAGGAATACCTCTCCAATGATGCGCCAGTGCAGACGAAAATTTGGGGCACTTCGCCCGATTCGATTGATACGGCCGAAGACCGTGAGCGCTTCGAGAAAATTCTGAATGAGTTGAATATTAAGCAACCGCCAAATGGCATTGCCCGGAACTATGAGGAAGCGCGGGTGGTGGCGCAGCGGATTACCTATCCAGTGGTGGTGCGTCCGAGTTATGTGTTGGGGGGACGGGCGATGGAGATTGTCTACTCGGACGCGGAACTCGATCGCTATATGACTTACGCGGTGCAGGTGGTGCCCGATCATCCGATCTTGATTGATAAGTTCCTGGAAAATGCGATCGAAGTGGATGTGGATGCGATTGCCGATGCCGCGGGTGCAGTTGTGATCGGTGGTGTGATGGAGCATATTGAGCAGGCGGGGATTCACTCGGGTGATTCGGCTTGTTCGATTCCAACCGTGTCGCTGCCCGATCACGTCCTGGCGCAGATTCGGACTTGGACGGTGCAGCTTGCCAAGGCACTGAAAGTGATCGGGTTAATGAATATTCAGTTTGCGGTGAAAGGTGAGGAAGTCTATATTTTGGAGGCGAACCCCCGCGCATCGCGGACAGTCCCGTTTGTCTCGAAGGCGATCGGCAAACCATTGGCGAAAGTCGCAGCACGCGTGATGTCGGGTAAGACGTTAGCCGAGCTGGGCTATACCACCGAGATTATTCCATCCCATATTTCGGTGAAGGAAGCGGTATTGCCGTTTGCCAAGTTTCCAGGTACCGATACGATTCTGGGGCCAGAGATGCGATCGACCGGGGAGGTCATGGGCATTGATGTCGACTTTGGCCGGGCCTATGCGAAGGCCGAGTTTGGCGCGAGTCAGTCATTGCCACAGTCGGGGACGGTGTTTATTTCGACGAACGATCGCGATAAGCAAGCGGCGGCGGAAGTGGCGAAAATGTTTATTGAGTTAGGCTTTGCGGTCGTGGCAACGAGTGGTACCCGCAGTGTGTTGCAAGGGGCTGGCATTAAGGCCGATTTGGTTTACAAACTGCATGAAGGACGGCCGCATGTGCTTGATGCCATTAAAAATGGCGATGTGCAGTTGATTGTGAATACGCCAACGGGGGCGGAAGCACAGTCCGATGGTCGAGCAATCCGTCGGGCGGCGATCGACTATAAGGTGCCGATCGTCACAACAATTGCGGGGGCCAAGGCAACGGCGGCGGCGATTCGGGCAATGCAGTCCCAGGCATTGACGGTGAAAGCGTTGCAGGATTACATCGGATAA
- a CDS encoding DJ-1/PfpI family protein, protein MLKTFQIGLVIYPGLVQLDALGPYQVLSFPPNTTVHLVAQTLDAVESNEGLTLHPTQTFADCPQLDVLCVPGGGLGQIEAMRDVALLNFLRQQSEQAMYVTSVCTGSMILAAAGLLQGYKATCHWMFQEQLGMLGVEVVPERVVIDRNRITGAGVTSGIDFGFVLLSQLCGVETAKLTQLMMEYDPQPPFDSGTPEQTEPEILQQFMSMGKPFADAFLMVTQEVANSLSE, encoded by the coding sequence ATGCTGAAAACGTTTCAAATTGGCTTAGTGATTTATCCCGGTTTGGTGCAATTAGATGCACTTGGGCCATATCAAGTTCTCAGTTTTCCGCCGAATACCACTGTGCATTTGGTCGCACAGACGTTGGATGCAGTTGAAAGTAATGAAGGATTGACGCTACATCCAACCCAAACCTTTGCTGACTGCCCACAGTTGGATGTGTTGTGTGTACCGGGGGGTGGGCTCGGTCAGATTGAGGCGATGCGGGATGTGGCCCTATTGAATTTTCTGCGTCAGCAGTCGGAGCAAGCAATGTATGTGACAAGTGTTTGTACTGGATCGATGATTTTGGCGGCGGCGGGTTTGCTGCAAGGCTATAAAGCAACTTGTCACTGGATGTTTCAGGAGCAGCTGGGGATGTTGGGGGTAGAGGTCGTGCCAGAACGGGTGGTAATCGATCGTAATCGCATTACGGGTGCTGGTGTGACTTCGGGGATTGATTTTGGGTTTGTATTACTCAGTCAATTATGTGGTGTGGAAACCGCGAAGCTGACGCAGCTAATGATGGAATATGACCCGCAGCCACCGTTTGATTCGGGTACACCGGAGCAGACAGAACCAGAAATTTTGCAGCAGTTTATGTCGATGGGTAAACCGTTTGCGGATGCGTTTTTGATGGTGACTCAAGAGGTTGCCAATTCTTTGTCAGAATAA
- a CDS encoding cytochrome P450 yields MAKLPYPPGPSGYLLPQIQTFQRDPLKSIDQFWKVHGDIIRIPILPGFSYYVMIHPRHAEQMLATKGDRYVKPDLVVKSMGLLQGKGLFTNDGESWQQHRRLMQPAFQRKALEELHQVIVQAVQDLIQQWENQPEDEPIDIAAAMIDLSLKMVSRSLFGLDISQSENRVGQAFRTALAYVYSRISNPISPPLWLPTPHNRTFRQAKQILDDTVTEIIRSRREGQTNRVDLLAMLLDAQDSETGIGMSDQQIRDEIFTLLNAGYETVATSLAWTWKIIASQPEIADNLHQEVSQRLNGQPPTLEQLSQLDYTRRVFDESLRLYPPGLGQPRSPISDDHLDGYHVPKGSMCIIATYFTMRHPEFWDNPWQFDPDRFLPAPVAQRHKYAYIPFGAGPHICIGKSLALMEALTALSMISQRFKIELTPGQSFAIDPRFTLRPANGVQVQLQQRQ; encoded by the coding sequence ATGGCAAAACTTCCTTACCCACCAGGGCCAAGCGGTTATCTCCTGCCACAGATCCAAACCTTCCAGCGAGATCCACTTAAATCGATCGACCAGTTCTGGAAAGTCCACGGCGACATCATCCGCATCCCCATCCTGCCAGGGTTCTCCTACTATGTAATGATTCACCCGCGCCATGCCGAACAAATGCTGGCAACCAAGGGTGATCGCTACGTAAAACCGGATTTAGTCGTCAAATCAATGGGCCTGCTTCAAGGCAAAGGACTCTTCACCAATGACGGTGAGTCCTGGCAACAGCACCGCCGCCTGATGCAACCGGCCTTTCAGCGCAAAGCCCTAGAAGAATTACATCAGGTGATTGTGCAAGCGGTACAAGACCTGATTCAGCAATGGGAAAATCAGCCCGAGGATGAACCGATCGACATCGCCGCTGCCATGATTGATCTGAGCCTGAAGATGGTCAGTCGCTCGTTGTTCGGCCTCGATATTAGTCAATCCGAAAACCGAGTTGGTCAAGCCTTTCGGACCGCCCTGGCCTACGTTTACTCCCGCATTAGCAACCCGATCTCGCCCCCCCTATGGCTACCGACACCGCACAATCGCACGTTCCGTCAAGCCAAGCAAATTCTAGATGACACCGTTACTGAAATTATCCGATCGCGCCGGGAAGGGCAGACCAATCGCGTTGATCTACTCGCTATGCTCCTCGATGCCCAAGATAGCGAAACTGGCATCGGCATGAGTGATCAGCAAATCCGCGACGAAATCTTTACGCTACTCAATGCCGGTTATGAAACCGTCGCCACATCCCTCGCCTGGACTTGGAAAATCATCGCTAGCCAGCCAGAAATTGCCGACAATCTGCATCAGGAAGTCAGTCAACGCCTCAACGGTCAACCACCGACTTTAGAGCAGCTATCGCAACTCGACTATACCCGCCGTGTCTTTGACGAATCGCTGCGACTCTATCCACCCGGACTTGGCCAACCGCGTAGTCCGATCAGCGATGATCACCTCGATGGCTACCACGTTCCCAAAGGCAGCATGTGCATCATTGCCACTTATTTCACCATGCGACATCCGGAGTTTTGGGATAATCCGTGGCAATTTGACCCCGATCGCTTCCTCCCCGCCCCAGTTGCCCAACGCCATAAATACGCTTATATTCCATTTGGCGCAGGCCCCCACATATGTATCGGCAAAAGTTTAGCACTGATGGAAGCCCTCACCGCGTTAAGTATGATCAGTCAACGGTTTAAAATAGAACTCACTCCCGGCCAGTCCTTTGCCATCGATCCACGGTTCACACTACGGCCAGCGAATGGCGTACAAGTGCAACTACAGCAGCGGCAGTAG
- a CDS encoding TetR/AcrR family transcriptional regulator yields the protein MQTLDETKRTAILEAATNRFTRYGVRKTTMQEIAQDVGIAVGTLYLYFKNKKTIIIAVAETFTQSETATDIAKSRKRADRLLKAFLLSRFAVIEAARNSGDHAAELTLAVLKLKPEFKQTQDQRFRATVYQILQKGIDQGIFEINHLEQDLTVFLYSIGYFFPMPTSEQYHVPEADKLAMVIDWFIQKWQP from the coding sequence ATGCAAACCCTCGACGAAACAAAACGCACCGCAATCCTAGAAGCAGCAACAAATCGCTTCACACGCTATGGCGTGCGTAAAACGACTATGCAGGAAATTGCCCAGGATGTGGGCATTGCGGTTGGTACGCTATATCTCTATTTTAAAAACAAAAAGACAATCATTATTGCCGTGGCCGAAACCTTCACGCAGTCAGAAACAGCCACCGACATCGCCAAGTCACGCAAACGGGCCGATCGACTACTCAAAGCCTTTCTCCTGAGTCGATTTGCCGTAATTGAGGCCGCACGCAACAGTGGCGATCATGCGGCCGAACTCACCCTTGCCGTACTCAAACTCAAACCCGAATTTAAGCAAACCCAAGATCAACGTTTCCGCGCCACGGTCTACCAGATCTTACAAAAAGGCATTGACCAAGGAATTTTCGAAATCAATCACCTTGAACAAGATTTGACGGTATTTTTATATTCGATCGGTTATTTCTTCCCCATGCCCACCAGCGAACAATATCACGTACCCGAAGCAGACAAATTAGCCATGGTAATTGATTGGTTCATCCAAAAATGGCAGCCATAG
- a CDS encoding ATP-binding protein: protein MASFLPKVRQYLPVGLTLLTGIGFTILTTTALKQLEQNRMAMEHSRYVEIITASLQAKINQKLAAPVSLATLIASAKTLDAWQFQEFSRELLRRDQGISDLGWIQYVTHDQRATYEATYGPIVEHLPNNRIIPARKQANYFPTTQIESNRQPPGATIGLNWGQATVYRQALANAHGSGLMSTTGMVKHPNRPAEFTAFIPVLKSGHQPDREIRGFVNAVFQFRGFMQEVMTQIDTDGHDLQILRQDAANQDFWLAWTAKNQQLNFQHQETPNLQSVCPQIRFCRSQVRIGTETWQVLIPPSDKSQQLPQTFQQQLWLIRGLGLGITIILATYMAITIRQHRKIQQLVGVKTDQAAQLKQTLNELQATQTQLVQSAKMSSLGQLVAGIAHEINNPVNFIHGNLKYMHQYSQALLELVTAYDRALPQSPDAIQAIKQSVDIDFLRADLPKLLESMQIGTNRIREIVLSLRNFSRLDEADRKSVDLHEGIESTLMILANQLKGTANQPAITVVKQYGELPTVSCYPGLLNQVLINILNNAIDALRATPHNQQPQITIQTNITANQVQIGITDNGIGIREADQASLFNPFFTTKPVGEGTGLGLSIGYKIITEQHQGQIWAESQPGQGTTFWIKIPSGQPLTNPPSERLESLSRKSDRNTTGVNPH from the coding sequence ATGGCATCCTTTTTGCCCAAGGTTCGGCAATACCTGCCGGTGGGCCTCACACTTCTGACTGGAATTGGGTTCACCATCCTCACCACCACCGCCCTGAAGCAGCTGGAACAAAACCGGATGGCCATGGAGCATAGTCGTTACGTCGAAATTATCACCGCTTCACTCCAAGCGAAAATCAACCAAAAACTCGCCGCCCCAGTGTCCTTGGCGACATTAATTGCATCCGCTAAAACCTTGGATGCATGGCAATTTCAGGAATTCAGCCGCGAACTTCTCCGGCGGGATCAAGGCATCAGCGATTTAGGCTGGATACAATATGTCACCCACGATCAACGGGCGACCTACGAAGCAACCTATGGGCCAATTGTCGAGCATTTGCCCAACAACCGCATTATTCCGGCCCGCAAACAAGCCAACTATTTTCCCACAACACAAATCGAGAGCAATCGCCAGCCGCCAGGCGCGACGATCGGCTTGAACTGGGGACAAGCCACGGTCTATCGGCAGGCCTTAGCCAATGCCCATGGCTCCGGGCTCATGTCTACCACCGGCATGGTCAAGCACCCCAACCGACCGGCTGAGTTCACCGCCTTTATTCCGGTCCTCAAATCGGGGCATCAGCCCGATCGTGAAATCCGCGGCTTTGTGAATGCGGTGTTTCAATTTCGCGGCTTTATGCAGGAGGTCATGACCCAAATTGATACCGATGGTCATGATTTACAAATCCTCCGACAAGACGCCGCTAATCAAGATTTTTGGCTGGCGTGGACGGCCAAAAATCAACAGCTAAACTTCCAGCATCAAGAAACGCCAAATCTGCAATCCGTCTGCCCGCAAATCCGGTTTTGTCGCAGCCAGGTAAGGATTGGGACGGAAACATGGCAGGTTTTGATTCCACCTAGCGACAAATCCCAACAACTGCCGCAAACCTTTCAGCAACAGTTGTGGTTAATTCGGGGGTTGGGCCTCGGGATCACGATCATCCTCGCCACCTATATGGCAATTACGATCCGGCAACACCGCAAAATTCAACAATTAGTCGGCGTTAAAACTGATCAGGCAGCCCAACTGAAGCAAACCCTCAATGAGCTCCAGGCAACTCAAACCCAGCTGGTGCAATCGGCCAAGATGTCGAGCTTAGGGCAACTGGTGGCGGGGATCGCCCACGAGATTAATAATCCGGTGAATTTCATCCATGGCAATCTGAAATATATGCATCAGTATAGTCAGGCGCTATTGGAACTCGTTACCGCTTACGATCGCGCGCTGCCCCAGAGTCCGGACGCAATCCAGGCAATCAAGCAATCCGTCGATATAGACTTCCTCCGAGCTGATTTACCCAAACTGCTGGAATCGATGCAAATCGGGACCAATCGCATTCGCGAAATCGTCCTTTCACTGCGGAATTTCTCTCGGTTAGATGAAGCCGATCGCAAATCCGTCGATTTGCATGAGGGAATTGAAAGCACGTTGATGATTTTGGCCAACCAACTCAAAGGCACAGCCAACCAGCCAGCGATCACAGTCGTCAAACAGTACGGCGAACTACCGACCGTCAGTTGCTATCCCGGTTTACTCAACCAAGTCTTGATCAATATCCTGAATAACGCGATCGATGCGCTCCGGGCCACCCCGCACAATCAGCAACCCCAAATTACGATCCAAACCAACATTACCGCCAACCAAGTTCAGATTGGGATTACGGATAATGGCATCGGCATTCGCGAGGCAGACCAAGCATCTTTATTCAATCCCTTCTTTACCACCAAACCCGTTGGAGAAGGCACGGGCTTGGGGTTATCGATCGGCTACAAAATCATCACTGAGCAACATCAAGGGCAAATTTGGGCCGAGTCACAGCCAGGCCAAGGGACTACATTTTGGATCAAGATTCCGAGCGGACAGCCGCTCACAAACCCACCGAGCGAGCGCCTGGAATCTCTGAGCCGTAAGTCCGACCGAAATACCACCGGTGTCAACCCACATTAA